CGGCTGCTCAAATGGATCCGGCATGCCGAGCGGAAGTGGAGAAAATGAACATTCCCTGTGTCGTGATCGGCCAGCGTTTGGAAGAGGTGTGCATCCCCTCTGCCGTGATCGACAACCGGCGGGCTTCCTACGAGACGGTTAAACATCTGATTCAATTGGGTCATCAGCGGATCGGGATGATCCATGGACCGCTTTGGGATGTGCAATCAGGTAAAGAGCGGTTTGAGGGGTATCGGCAAGCACTGTTGGAACACGGCCTTCCATTACGGGACGAATGGACCGCTGAAGGGCTACGGTTCGATGTGCAGGATGGCGTCAAAGGCATGGAATCCATCTGGAATCAACCAGAAAGACCGACTGCTCTCTTCTGCGCTTGTGATCGTATGGCCGTCGGAGCCATGACATACCTAAAAGAAAGGGGTGTGTCTATTCCGGAAGAACTCTCCGTCGCCGGTTTTGACGATGAGGAACTGGCTTCCCTGGTTACGCCCCGATTGACGACAGTGCGCCATTCCCCTTATCAGATGGGCTATGAATCCGCCCGGATCCTAACCGATATCCTTCGTCGAAAACGGAAATCCACCTCTCTTACGCTAACGCTGGATTATCAGGTGGTCATCCGGGACAGTACGGCAACTTGTAAAGAACTCAGCCAACATTGGAATAAATAAACAGGCCATCGACCCGGGTCTGTTTTTTTCTTTTGTCACAGAGGGCGGATGATGATTGTGGTAACAACGACTATAATAGGGGGAGAGATCCTGTCTGTGTGTGAGAACCGGGAATGGAAGAGGGGAGAAACGGAGACAGTTACACCGACCCGGGTATTCGATATAGGTTTAGGTGGCTGACTGGATGAGAGGAAGGGTGACGATGGTGAAAAGATGGATCATTGCTGTCATGGCGGGATGGATGTGTTTGATTCTGGCTGCTTGTGGAAATCAGTGGCCGCAGCCCAGCTTGGAACAGGATATGGATGCGGCTGTAAAAAAAGTGATAAACAGTAGTAAAGGAACCGGTCAAGGAACCGCTTTGTTCCGGATGAATCAGGTTGCCCGTTTCGATTGGCAGGAGGTATACGTGTTTGGACCGGATCATGATGCACAAGAGATTCAAGACCGGATGGGATTGGATTGGAAAGAGGCGGAAGAAGTGGCAGAACGGGATTCCGTCAATCTGATCGCCTTTGTCAAAGAAGGAAAAGTGGTCCGCTATGTGCTGCACCCAACGGATCGGGGAGAATTTGAGGACTTAAACGCTCCCCGCAATCCCGGAACGGCCGTGTTTATCTCGGAAAAGCAAAAGAACGGGAAGTGGTTTATTAAACCGGTGAATCCCGGCGGCCATGAATAAAGGGAGCGGTTAGCCTCTTTTGGGGACCGGTGGATTGTTTCTGGTTAAGGCGTGCCGGGTTCCATTGTGATCGCAGCAAACCAAAAATATGGATATCGGCGAAGCCTCCCCCTTTCCTTACAGCCTGGCGCATGGTTCCCTCCCATTGAAATCCGATGCGCCTGGCTACCTGAGCACTGGCGGTATTGCCGGTTTCACAGCGGATTTCCACCCGGTTGAGCTGTTGGTCGTCAAAAAGATACTGGATCACACGGGACACGGAATGAACCATCCACCCGTTGCCGGTATGCGGGGTGCCCAGCCAATACCCCAGTTCCGCGCTGCGGTGGTCAAAGTCGAGACGTTCCACTGTGACGGATCCCGCCAGGAGACTGTTGTGCCAAATACCGAAATGAACTTGCCGTCCTGCGGAATATGCCAGCAGGGATCGCGTAATATATTGTTCGACATCCTGGGGGGACCGGATCTTGCCAATCCAGGGAAGCCACGGTTCCAAATGGTGTCGGCTAGTTTCGATCAAACGATAAAGGGACCCGGTGTGTTTTTGTTGAAACAGAATGAGAAGCAGCCCTGAGCTTCCCTGTAACACCAACATGGAGCTCCACTCTCCTGTTTTTATTTAACATGCATGCTTCACCTGCATCTCATTCAGCAGGTGGAACGGTTTTTTGTATAGATCCAAAGGGATGGTGGAAACACGGAGGAGGGATTTAGCAATGCGGGTCATAAAGGGGACCGTCTGGCTCCTGTTGTTCAGCCTCCTTACCGCTTGTGTTTCCACACAGGCGGTTCCGTCGGTTTCCGGAGTGGAACTCAAACATGAAAAGGTGGAAGAATTTCAACCCTATCAGGATTCGTCAGTTCCCAATCTGCAGAACTTGATTACCCGTCCCGGCTTTCGGCAATACACCTCACAAAAGCCATACTTATTGGGATACAGTCATGATGGAGCCTATTTAGCGACCATCGTCTTTGAAAAAAAAGCAAATGCCTACCGTATCGATATTTTTCATGTAGGTAATAACTCCCTGGTGGATACCGTCTATGCCCCGGTGGATATAGGAAGGATGGAAAACGGGGATTCGACCGAAGCGGAGATGCTTCAAACAACCCAGGAGACATTGGACTGGGGCTATCGTATTAAAGTGCCGGTACGGCCACATGAAACTCCCATTCATCATCAGATCCGCACCGGGGGAGAAGAATCTTGGATCTTTCACTTGAAACAGGAGGATGGAGGGATTTCTTTGACGGCAGAAGGAAAGGAAGAGCGATGGCAGGTTCACCACTATCCCTTGCGGGATGGGGAACGGATCCGGCCGCAATGGGCCGTTGCCTCTTTTCCTGAAACCGATCGAGGTCCTTGGTCTCTGGTGGTTGCCACTTATAGACCGGATCGAGGTTTGACGGCGATGGTCCAAAGCGTGGATGTCGAAAAATTGGCTCCTGCCTGGTCTGAGGCGCAATTAAAAAAACGAATCAGAGAAGGTCTGGGCGAGGAAGCGCAAATCGTTTACCGGGGTCATCTGACGGATGACGGGCCCGACTTGGTTCTGGCTGTTCTGGGCTCTGAGAAAAGGGATGTTTCTATTGTAAACGGAGTGCATTATCAGGGAACGGTAAGCCAGTTCATTTTGCTAGATGCGGACGGGACTGTTTATTTCCGGGGAAATGCTGCCGGTTTGGTGGAAAACGAGCAGGTTCGGGTCGATTCTCATTTACCCTGGGATGAAAGCGGACGATTCCGGCTGATGTTAAACGAAAAAGAAACAGGGGATGGGAAACGCCGCCTCCTGACCATTGATCAAATAAACGGTGAAGGACGTTTGGCAAGGACCTATGAGTTCCAGTGGAGTCCCGAAAGCGGTCGCTTTGAGCGTATTAAACCCAATCGCTGAAAGGGGAATGCATCGTTGGAGACGCACATCTATTTAATCCGGCATGGTGAAACCCTGTGGAATCGTGAAAAGCGGGTCCAGGGACATCGGGATATGCCGCTGTCACCGGAAGGGGTGGAACAGGCCAGACGGTTGGCGGAACATGTAAAAGACTGGCCGTTGGACGCACTGTATGCCAGCGATTTATCCCGGGCCATCCAGACGGCGGAATGGTTGGGACGCGACCGGGATCTGAAAGTGAACACCTCTTCTGAGATTCGGGAACGGTTTTTTGGGGAATGGGAAGGGTTGCCGATAGAAGAAGTAAAACGGCGCCATCCTCAGAAATGGCTGTCGATCTGGCATCAGGGCGGTCAATATGGAGTGGAAAAAGCAGAAGAGACAAGGCGGCGGATGATGTCCTGGTTGACAACCCTCCTGGAGCGGCACAGTGGGCAACGGGTAGCTGTCGTCAGTCATGGAGGAAGCATTAACGTCGTGTTGGAGCAAGTCAGCGGGGGAGTGTACGGTCCCGGTCGGACCCGGATCGGCAATACCGCCGTTTCCCACTTGATTCATCACAAGGAAGAAGGGTGGCGGGTTTCCGCTGTCAACCGGGACGACCACCTTCAGATGGTATGAGAATTCCTACCCTGACGAACAAGCTTGCTGTAGCGGACTAGTTCCCCTTCTACCCATATCGATCGTGTTTATGTGGAGGGAGGTTTGGAAATCCTGCGGAGTCGACTCTGCCATGCATAGCGAGACCGGGAACGAAAGTGACCATGGCGAGACTTGTGCTTCTATGAGTGCATAGCGAGACCGGGAACGAAAGTGACCATGGCGAGACTAACCAAACCGACCAGCTTGTCCGCGTAAAGGCCAAAAAAACAGATCGAAGTTACATGAAGAGGGACTAGCTTACTTGGAGGGATGAGCGTTGGAATTGAAGCCGTGGTCACCCCTCTGTGGGATGATCTGACATAGAAAAAGGGATCGCAATTTTTCGGAGCTTGATGAAATAGTTCGAACTGTATCCGGTATATAAAGAAGACGAGCGGATTCCTAAAGGAATCCGCTCGTCTTGGGTTGAGCTTCTTCTATATAAGGAAAATGGTACGCTAAGATATTTCTCTGTAACAAAAAATCGGCTCCCTGTACGTTAAGGGAGCCGATTTCTTGTGCTCGTACCTTCAGCATTTTGACAAAAAAGCCTTAATCCCTATCACCTTTGTTTTCCTTTGGCGCAGTGGAGCGATCTTCGTCGAACTGGGCCTATATGATGCAAAGCATGATCATGTGGTTGTTCTGCCTTCGTTTAAACCAACTTGGTCCACATAATGGGTAGAATGGCGAGACATTCTCGTTACGGGATTCCTTCTGCAAACTATGAAAGGAAAAAGTTAGGCAATCTATCAGTCTATTTGCCGTGCTGATAGGGTTTGCCCGGGAATATAGTAAACTAGTAAAACATTTTTAAGATATTGGAGTGTCGCTTGTGAACTGGAATAAATATTATCGAATAAAATTGACGGATCAAGATGTGATCAATGGCCGGCACCGCAAAGTAGTAGGTGGAAGGTGGAAGGAATTAGGGAAACTTCAATGGAAGTTCATGGTTGATCAAGGTCTCCAGCCCGGCCATATGCTGCTGGATGTCGGTTGCGGGAGCTTAAGAGGAGGCCTCCATTTTATCCGGTACCTGAATGAGGGCCATTATTGCGGGATGGATCTCAACCGTTCTCTCATAAAAGCCGGTAAGACGGAAGTGGCCAACAGCGGATTGTTAAAAAAACGCCCCCGATTATTGACAGAGGATCAATTTCGATTTGATCGGTTCAACCAAAAGTTTGATTGGGCTTTGGCCGTATCTGTTTTTACCCATCTTCCGATCAATGTCATACAACGGTGCTTAATTAATATTGAACGATCATTAAAAAAGAGAGGGAAGTTTTATGCCACTTTTTTTGAGTCGGGGGATCGGTTCAACCTAGACCCGATCCCCCGATGGAATAAGATTGTGACGCATTTCGATCAAGACCCGTATCATTACCACGTTTCGGTTTTTAAACATATGATCGAAGGGTTGGATCTGCGATTCACGTATATAGGGGATTGGGGGCATCCGAGAAATCAAAAAATGATCTGTTTCGAAAAAAGGAAGTAAGGATTACTCAGGACGACATGGATGACGTGATCATCAGGCTTAACCTGTGATTCCCTCTTCGAAAAGCAACCCGGCTCCTTAGCGTACAGGAGCCGGGTTTTTTGGTACGAAGAGATGTCTTAACATACATTTTTCCCGAAATGGTCCGGTGACTCCTATATACGTTCCTGATCTTCCACCGCTTCCGGCAGCCTCACCCATGCAACACTTGTTTCACCGTTTCTTTCAACGGGGTTTGTGTTCCAATCAGTTTTTCCAGGTCATCCGACGTTTTCGAGGTTTCCCCGTAAGAAATCTGACTGTAAATAGAAGAAAACAGGAGTGCAACCGGTTCGGGAAGGCCGGTTTTCATCAGAAAATCCTTTCCGTCCTCAAACGAGACGGCCTGGTGAACGACCGGCTTCCCAGAAATCTCCGAAAGGGCTTGAGCCAGTTCCGCAAAACTCCAAGGCTGATTGGAAACAAGGTTGTACGTTTGGTTTTCATGACCTTTCCCGGTGAGGACAGCGGCACTGGCCAAAGCCAGATCGCTGCGGCTCACGGAGTTGACCCTTCCGTTTCCCGTGTTGTTGATAATGGCACCCTGTTCCACAGAGGCGGACAGCTCGGGAGTGACGAAGACTTCCGTATAAAAGGCGCTACGCAGAAAGGTATAAGGGATTTGAGTGGTGCGAATGGCATATTCCGTAGCCAAGTGGAGCAGGGCGGGGCCGAATGTGATCTCCTCGGCAAAGGCGATCCCGCTGTAAACGATATGTTCCACCTTTGCATCACGGGCCGCTTTGATTACATGAGCGTGCTGCACCATGCGCAGCGGCTCGTCATGGGCATCGGGGCTCGGAATAAAGTGAAGCTTGGAAACGCCGGCAAACGCTTTTTCCAGAGAAGCAGGATCATGATAGTCGCCAACTCGCACATCGATTCCGCGGTCAGCGAGAGCAGATGCCTTCTCCACATTGCGAACGACTGCGACGATCTGACCGGCGGGGACGTTTTTGTCGAGGAGATGTTGAATGACCAACCCCCCGAGTTGACCGGTGGCTCCGGTAATAGCAATGGACATCGTCAAATCTTTCCCTTCTGAATGGGGATTGAAATGCTATTAGTAACTAAAATGGTTACAACTAGCCCGAAAAAGGAAGCGCTAAGGAAAAGGCGCTTTTGTTGGTCGGTCGGCAGATGACTGCCGATTTTTATATAGGATCCTCTTGATGTAATAATTATAGTTACAATAGAGAGGGAAGTCAAGGAAGCCGGAAGTGTTTTTTCAACCCGCTTCTTGTGAGGCATTAAGCGGACGATGGACAACAGAAAAGTCTTCCTGCGCAATACCGATCTAATGAGAAACGACCGATTTGGGAATCACCACTTCTGTACTCAACAATTGGGGGCGGTTGATGCGGAAGCGGGGATCATAAATGGTTACCTTCCAATCCTCATCCGTTTCCATCACGTGTGCTCCGTAATCAGGCAAGAAGCGTATAAGAGCCTGGACTTCTCCATCCTTCAGGGCTTCTTCCACCGCCACGAGGTGACGTTCGTCCCGCTCTTCCCCGATTCGGTTCAGACCCGTGAATAGACTGCCTTCGTAATAATGAAATCGATCCTCTTCCCGTACCACTAAATGGAACCGTGAGGGAATAAAATCTGCCTGGAGGGACACTTGGTCCAACCCCGGATGTTGGGAACGTAACTCCGAAACCAGTACCGTACCCTGTACTCCTTGGACAGACACGTGTAGGAAGATAACCAGCCAAAAGAGACGAAAGACGCGGGCGGTGTCAAAGCGTCGTGCAAGAAGAAACGCGGCGGCAAAAGACAGGAGGATAAAAATGTCTACAATGGGTAAGATCCCGAGTGAATACCTTCCCGAAACGAAGGGTTCCCAGATTCCGGTTCCCCATGTGTTGAACCAATCGAATGAAATATGAATCATAGTGGAAATCCAGGCGAGGCCAAACGCGGTACGGAAACGAAGGGACCGATTAAACAACAGAACGATCCCGACAGCGAGCAGGGCCATCAGCGGGGAAACGAGATAGGAATGGGTGATTCCACGATGCCAGGTGAGATATACTTCCGGACTGAGGAAGGTGGTAAACCCTTCGATATCCGGGATTTGTCCACCGATAATGGCGGTAGAGGCGTATCCGATCCGTTCTTTTTTGCTCCAACTTTCCTGTTTGGCGGCGGCGTATACGGCGTAACCGAGTAAACCGTGTGTCAGGGTGTCCACAGCGATTTTCTCCTCTCCTCTTGGGACCTTATTTGTCTGTTCTCCTTTCCTGGTATGGGGAAAGAAACTCTCAATGGTTGTCTCCCGTCACCACGGCAAGGTGGACGGGCAACACGGTCAGTTCTGCCTGTGTGACGGTTTCTTTTTTTCTTGAACGGGTGAGGCTTCTATCCAACATGCCGTCATCGAGACGGCTGTGAGGAAAAAAGGCGGGAATTCCCCCGATGAACGAGCCGTTTCCTGCCACCATCCTATCAACCGGGCCGGCGAAAGTAACGGTTGGCGCTTGGACTTCCAGCTTCTTTTTAAAAGAGCCTGCTTGAAAACCATTCTCCCCCGCCGACAAAAACCCATACGAAGAGGCTCAAGCCTCCTCGTGTGCGGACAGGGAACGGGCACTTCCTTTGGGGACGAGGAGAAAGGCGGACAGTAAGGCGATCACACTGATAATGGCTGCGGTAAGAAACGTCGCGTCCAGTGCTTGGGAAAGGAAATGATGGATCTGTTCCGCCAAGGGTCCGGGCAAGGCGGCCAAGCCTTCAGGAGTGGTCACTCCTTGTGCTTCCCGGAGCTGCTGGATGGCTTCAGCACTGAGATCGGCCTGGTTTTGGGCAATGTAGTCTTCCATTTGGTCCTTCAATTGAAAACTCATCACCGTTCCTAGCAAGGTCATACCAAAAGCTCCGCCCATGGAACGGGAAAACATCTGCGAAGAAGTGGCGGCGCCCCGCTCGCTTCCGTTGACGGCGTTTTGGACCGCGACGATGCAGGAAGTCATCGACAGTCCCAAACCGAAACCGAGTACAAACATGCAGACCAATATCCATATATATGGAGTTTGCTGGTTCATGAAAGCGATCGCGGATGCGGCCAAGGAGATCAGGATGACACCGGTTAAGATCGGTGGACGGTAGCCGTGCTTTAGAAGCCAGCGTCCAGCGAGAACGGATGCACTGCTCCACCCCAACACCTGAGGGGTGATCGCCAATCCAGCCAGTGTAGGGGAATGGCCCAGCACCCCCTGAACAAACAGGGGAATGAAGCCGATTACCCCGAACATTCCCATCCCTGTCAAAAAAGCAGTCAAGTTACTGGAAGCGATGATCGGATGGCGGAACAGGGTCAACGGGATAAACGGATTCTCCACCTGATGTTCCCAGCGGTAGAACAATAGCAGCATGGCGGTGCCGACCGCAAATAAGATCCATGCTGCCGGATGGGACGGACCCTGATGACCCACGACTTGAGTAGCGGTCAACAGCCCCAAAACGGCCAGTACAAACAGGGCGGCTCCGGTGTAATCGATTGATTTTTGCTCCCTTTCCTGCTTTTCATTCAAAAAGCGAAAAATAACCCAGACAATCAACAGGCCGAGGGGAAGATTAAACCAAAAAACCCATCTCCAAGAAAAATTTTCTACAGTAAATCCACCGATGAACGGTCCCACGATGGCGGCCAATCCCCACATGGAAGAAAACCAACCCTGCACCCGGGCCCGCTGTTCAAAAGGAAACAAGTCACCGACGATGGTGACGGCAATCGGGAGTACCCCGCCCGCCCCCAAACCCTGAATCACCCGAAATAAAACTAATTGTTCCATGGATTGGGCCAGGCCGCACAGGGCTGATCCACCGACAAAAAGAAGGATTGCGGTGATAAATACCTTTTTTCTTCCGTGGATGTCCGCCAGTTTTCCATAGATGGGAACCGTCAGTGTATTGGCCAACATATAAGCGGAAAACACCCAACTATACAGGGAGATGCCCCCCAATGAGCCGACCACTGTCGGCATGGCGGCAGTGACGATGGTGACTTCCACAGCGGCGATAAACATGGCAACCATCAGGGCAGCTGTGATGATGTTTCGTCGAGTCTCTGTTAAAGTCATAAACCGGATCTCCTTTGAGAACAAATCAACTCTATCGTATCGTGAACCTCTCGCCATTGAAATGGCGAGCTTCTCGTTTCATCGAGCCGACTTCTGCCGTACTCTCCACGAAGGCCAGTTCCTAGCCTGGTTAAGTTTTAAGAAGCTTCTTGTTTAGCGAGTTGTAGAATGTTAATGGCCGCATTGATATCCCGATCCTGTTCATAGCCACAAAAGGGGCAACGATGGACCCGTTCAGCCAATGTTTTTTTGACGATCTCACCACAGCTTGAGCATCGTTGACTGGTGTGATGGGGGTTGACCAGGACTACACGCTTACCGGCACTTTCAGCCTTGTAAGTCGTGTATTGGACCAGTTGCCTCTATCCTGCATCATTGATACTTTTCGCCAGGTGATGATTCTTGACCATCCCTTGTACATTTAGATCTTCAAAGGCGATACAATCGTATCGCTTCACCAGCTGATGACTGATCCGATGGGCGTAATCCTTCCGCTGGTTGGCGATTTTCTCATGCATTCGGGCAAGAAGTTCTCTTCGACAATTTCTCAAATAGGATTCCATTTATTCATCCAGTACTTTTCTGCGGTATTTGATGGACCAAACGATAGGATAATGGACGTGATAGACACAGGTTCTCGCATGCTTGATGTTCTCTTTCCTCATTAGTATAGCGAAAATAATGATAATTCGCCCGTGTGTCAAGCGATTTTTCTTTAACATAATAGTCTGATCGGATTGTCGGACTTGCGAGGGGATGACCTCCTTCGTCCGACGCTCGCTTTCATCTACCCCATTAAAATGGGGAGGATTCCCGCTCGCATTCCCTAAATTCTTCGCGTTGCGAATAGTAAGTTATAACTTGCAAAAATTAGGAGTATCCATTCTGGTGGCGATTAAATAAACTATTCATATAGGAATAATTATAAAAGGCAAGGTGACAACATGAGCCGGGCACGGTTTAATGATTTGTTTGATCAATGGGCTGATGATTATGACCGGACGGTTGCCGGTTCCAATCCCGAATATCAGGAAGTGTTCCAAGGATATGGAAAGATATTGGAAGGAGTTGTCCAGGAACTAAGCCTTCCTCCCGGATCCTATGTGTTAGAGATCGGAGTGGGTACCGGCAATTTAAGTCGACTCTTGCTGGAGGCGGGGTTCCATGTGGTGGGAGTGGAGCCGTCGAAACAGATGAGGGCACGTGCTTTAGGCAAGTTGCCGGATTTGACCCTGCATGAGGGGGATTTTTTACACATTCCGGTACCTGACGGGTCGATGGATGGTGTAGCCAGCACGTATGCGTTTCACCATTTGACAGACCGGGAGAAAAAAGAAGCACTGGCACTCCTTTATAAGACCGTGAAACCCGGTGGGAAGCTGGTATTTGCCGATACCATGTTCAAAGATGAATCGGTCAGACACCAAATGCAAAAGGAAGCGAAGGAACGAGGATTTAGGCAATTGGCAGAAGATCTGGAGCGCGAATTTTATCCCCTCTTGGATTCGATGAAGCAGTTGTTTCTGGAAACGGGATGGAAAGTCCGTTTTGAACAGATGAATCGATATGTGTGGCTGATGGCAGCTGACAAATAAACCCCGTCTCGAATCCCCGAAGGGGGTTTTCGCTTTCGGACAAAGAGGGCGGGACAAATCTGTCGAATGGGTTTTCCCAATGGTTCAAAAGAGGCGGGGGAACCAATATGAAAGCATCGTTGAAAGAGAGCTTGGAGGAATTGCGAGCTTGTCGGGAAACGAAGTCCATGCTGGACGCTGAATTTGAAAGCGCTTACGAAGAAGGGATCGGTGTTTCCGGCGGCTGGTGATGGAGTACGGTCAAAAGCACATACCCCGGTCGATATGGCCGGGGTCTTCTTCTGTGTCAATGTATCCATGTTAATTAGGGTCTGCTTGGAGGGAGACTTGGATTTTCGGCGAAGCGACTTGCTCATTGGAGCGGAGATGGAAAACCAAGCCGACCGGCCTTCGGTGCAAGGGGTGAGGTGTCTTTCCCAGTAGGATGGTGTATCATAGGATTGAGGTTGCCGACGGCAACGTACGGAGACACAGACAAAAGAATTTGGAGTGGAAAGAGATGACTTTGGACGGATTGTACAAGGAACTGCGGGACCTGGACGAACGGGAGCTGGAGACGATTTACAAACAGGTACAGGCATTGAAGCGCACCCGGGTTAGCCCCCTGGCGTATATCGAAGAAATGATGAATTTCCAATCCCATGGATTCGATCCCCAAAAGGGAGTCTATATCCATCGGATGCTGGTAACCGATGAGCTCAAAAATCGGTATCAGATTCTTCATGGCGGAATTACCGCCACTTTCATCGATACTGCGATGGGATCCACCGTCTTTCAGGAGATGGGGGAACAGCGGCGGTCTGTTACGCTGGATCTGAACGTCAGCTTTTTGAAACCGGCTGTCCGCGGCTGGCTGACGGCGGAGACCGAAGTGATTAAACGGGGACGCACAATCGTGGTTCTGGAGACTAAAGTGAAAGAGGAAACGGGCAAGCTGATCGCCCGAGCGGCCAGCACATTTTTCCGGCAGGAGGAAAATGTGTGAACGACGGACATTGGAGAGGATGGGAAATGAAACAGCCTTATAAGATTGCTGCCAAAGCGATCGTTTTTGACGGGGACCGGGTGTTGGTATTGCGCAAATCCCCCGCGGAGCGCAGTGCCCGGGACAGCCATGGCTGGGATTTTCCGGGTGGGGGGCTGGAGCCCTCGGAGCCGTTGATGGATGCGTTATACCGGGAAGTGCTGGAAGAGACCGGACTTCACATGAAAGTGATTGGACCGGCTTATATCTACGATGATATTCAGGATGAAAAACATCTGATTATCATCAAGTTTGCCTGTCACCAGCCGATGGGACAAATCAAGTTGAGTGCCGAGCATGAAAGTTACCATTGGACCCGAGTGTCCGAATTAAACCAGTCTTCCTACCCCGAGTGGATGAAAGAAGAGATACGCCGTGCATACCGGATCTATATGGAATAAAAAAAAGGCCGTCCAACAGGACGGTCCTTTTTGTATACGGTCTTCCGCTTCGAGGACAACTTCCAGGGAGATCTGCCGGTCGGTTTGTAATCGGTCACGTGCAGTCGATGTTTAGGCGGGATAATGCAGATTAGGGATTACATCCTTTGGCTATGACTACTGGCAACCTAGTTTCAGTTCGATGTGGTTCAAGATTCCAAGGCTGTTTTATTCCTCTTGAAAGAACATGGCAATCATACTGAACACGCATTGATTTAGTATTTTTCCATCTCTTATCTTTAGAATAGTTCTTCTTAAGAATCTCAAATGATTTTGCTGCATGATACAATGCCACATTTCCATTTGGAGCGTCAAACAGAATAGCCTTTGGTCTAATGCTTAATGAAACTACTTTCCCTCTTTTTATCCATTTTACACTCTTGAAGTACGTACTAGAACCTATTTGAAAATTCGATTAATGGACCAGAGAATGAGTGCGACAAAGCAGAAAGCCTTGTACATATGTACATAAGAGTCATATCGAACCAATAAACGGCGAAAGTGATCCATCCATGCAAAACAACGTTCGATTT
The Desmospora profundinema genome window above contains:
- a CDS encoding LacI family DNA-binding transcriptional regulator; the encoded protein is MAVTIREVAKRAGVSIATVSRVLNGSKPVSDRLKQRILEAVEETGYRPNAVARSMIQKKTGLIGVIVPEIANPYFSGLVEGIEAVANEWSYYLMLAISEKNAQRELELLRIYQSRQMDGILWAAAQMDPACRAEVEKMNIPCVVIGQRLEEVCIPSAVIDNRRASYETVKHLIQLGHQRIGMIHGPLWDVQSGKERFEGYRQALLEHGLPLRDEWTAEGLRFDVQDGVKGMESIWNQPERPTALFCACDRMAVGAMTYLKERGVSIPEELSVAGFDDEELASLVTPRLTTVRHSPYQMGYESARILTDILRRKRKSTSLTLTLDYQVVIRDSTATCKELSQHWNK
- a CDS encoding GNAT family N-acetyltransferase yields the protein MLVLQGSSGLLLILFQQKHTGSLYRLIETSRHHLEPWLPWIGKIRSPQDVEQYITRSLLAYSAGRQVHFGIWHNSLLAGSVTVERLDFDHRSAELGYWLGTPHTGNGWMVHSVSRVIQYLFDDQQLNRVEIRCETGNTASAQVARRIGFQWEGTMRQAVRKGGGFADIHIFGLLRSQWNPARLNQKQSTGPQKRLTAPFIHGRRDSPV
- a CDS encoding histidine phosphatase family protein produces the protein METHIYLIRHGETLWNREKRVQGHRDMPLSPEGVEQARRLAEHVKDWPLDALYASDLSRAIQTAEWLGRDRDLKVNTSSEIRERFFGEWEGLPIEEVKRRHPQKWLSIWHQGGQYGVEKAEETRRRMMSWLTTLLERHSGQRVAVVSHGGSINVVLEQVSGGVYGPGRTRIGNTAVSHLIHHKEEGWRVSAVNRDDHLQMV
- a CDS encoding class I SAM-dependent methyltransferase encodes the protein MNWNKYYRIKLTDQDVINGRHRKVVGGRWKELGKLQWKFMVDQGLQPGHMLLDVGCGSLRGGLHFIRYLNEGHYCGMDLNRSLIKAGKTEVANSGLLKKRPRLLTEDQFRFDRFNQKFDWALAVSVFTHLPINVIQRCLINIERSLKKRGKFYATFFESGDRFNLDPIPRWNKIVTHFDQDPYHYHVSVFKHMIEGLDLRFTYIGDWGHPRNQKMICFEKRK
- a CDS encoding SDR family oxidoreductase, whose product is MSIAITGATGQLGGLVIQHLLDKNVPAGQIVAVVRNVEKASALADRGIDVRVGDYHDPASLEKAFAGVSKLHFIPSPDAHDEPLRMVQHAHVIKAARDAKVEHIVYSGIAFAEEITFGPALLHLATEYAIRTTQIPYTFLRSAFYTEVFVTPELSASVEQGAIINNTGNGRVNSVSRSDLALASAAVLTGKGHENQTYNLVSNQPWSFAELAQALSEISGKPVVHQAVSFEDGKDFLMKTGLPEPVALLFSSIYSQISYGETSKTSDDLEKLIGTQTPLKETVKQVLHG
- a CDS encoding metal-dependent hydrolase; the protein is MDTLTHGLLGYAVYAAAKQESWSKKERIGYASTAIIGGQIPDIEGFTTFLSPEVYLTWHRGITHSYLVSPLMALLAVGIVLLFNRSLRFRTAFGLAWISTMIHISFDWFNTWGTGIWEPFVSGRYSLGILPIVDIFILLSFAAAFLLARRFDTARVFRLFWLVIFLHVSVQGVQGTVLVSELRSQHPGLDQVSLQADFIPSRFHLVVREEDRFHYYEGSLFTGLNRIGEERDERHLVAVEEALKDGEVQALIRFLPDYGAHVMETDEDWKVTIYDPRFRINRPQLLSTEVVIPKSVVSH
- a CDS encoding MDR family MFS transporter; the encoded protein is MTLTETRRNIITAALMVAMFIAAVEVTIVTAAMPTVVGSLGGISLYSWVFSAYMLANTLTVPIYGKLADIHGRKKVFITAILLFVGGSALCGLAQSMEQLVLFRVIQGLGAGGVLPIAVTIVGDLFPFEQRARVQGWFSSMWGLAAIVGPFIGGFTVENFSWRWVFWFNLPLGLLIVWVIFRFLNEKQEREQKSIDYTGAALFVLAVLGLLTATQVVGHQGPSHPAAWILFAVGTAMLLLFYRWEHQVENPFIPLTLFRHPIIASSNLTAFLTGMGMFGVIGFIPLFVQGVLGHSPTLAGLAITPQVLGWSSASVLAGRWLLKHGYRPPILTGVILISLAASAIAFMNQQTPYIWILVCMFVLGFGLGLSMTSCIVAVQNAVNGSERGAATSSQMFSRSMGGAFGMTLLGTVMSFQLKDQMEDYIAQNQADLSAEAIQQLREAQGVTTPEGLAALPGPLAEQIHHFLSQALDATFLTAAIISVIALLSAFLLVPKGSARSLSAHEEA
- a CDS encoding zinc ribbon domain-containing protein translates to MVQYTTYKAESAGKRVVLVNPHHTSQRCSSCGEIVKKTLAERVHRCPFCGYEQDRDINAAINILQLAKQEAS
- a CDS encoding transposase produces the protein MESYLRNCRRELLARMHEKIANQRKDYAHRISHQLVKRYDCIAFEDLNVQGMVKNHHLAKSINDAG
- a CDS encoding class I SAM-dependent methyltransferase, encoding MSRARFNDLFDQWADDYDRTVAGSNPEYQEVFQGYGKILEGVVQELSLPPGSYVLEIGVGTGNLSRLLLEAGFHVVGVEPSKQMRARALGKLPDLTLHEGDFLHIPVPDGSMDGVASTYAFHHLTDREKKEALALLYKTVKPGGKLVFADTMFKDESVRHQMQKEAKERGFRQLAEDLEREFYPLLDSMKQLFLETGWKVRFEQMNRYVWLMAADK